In Nonomuraea sp. NBC_00507, the following are encoded in one genomic region:
- a CDS encoding aspartate/glutamate racemase family protein translates to MKKLGLLHTSATLVPVFAELCARHLPGVETYNLVDDSLIKNTIAEGRLSPATARRVAAHIGSLEAAGAGHILVTCSSIGAAVEAAEPLTGVPVLRVDRPMADRAVALGRRIGVIATLATTLEPTADLVRRRALAAGREIDLTVAVCDGAFEALMGGDPEAHDDSVARTLDRLGAEADVIVLAQASMARVLDRVPSPVPVLTSPALAIEHLAGAL, encoded by the coding sequence ATGAAGAAGCTTGGACTACTTCATACCTCCGCCACGCTGGTCCCGGTCTTCGCCGAGCTCTGTGCCCGCCACCTGCCCGGCGTCGAGACGTACAACCTGGTGGACGACAGCCTCATCAAGAACACGATCGCCGAGGGACGCCTGTCCCCGGCCACCGCCCGCCGGGTCGCCGCACACATCGGATCCCTGGAGGCGGCCGGCGCCGGCCACATCCTGGTCACCTGCTCCTCCATCGGCGCCGCCGTCGAGGCGGCCGAGCCGCTGACCGGCGTCCCGGTGCTGCGCGTGGACCGCCCCATGGCCGACCGGGCGGTCGCGCTCGGCCGCCGCATCGGCGTCATCGCGACCCTGGCCACCACCCTCGAACCCACGGCAGACCTGGTACGGCGGCGCGCTCTGGCGGCCGGTCGCGAGATCGACCTGACCGTCGCGGTGTGCGACGGCGCCTTCGAGGCGCTCATGGGTGGCGACCCCGAAGCACACGACGACTCCGTAGCGCGCACCCTCGACCGGCTGGGCGCCGAGGCCGACGTGATCGTGCTGGCCCAGGCGTCGATGGCGCGCGTCCTCGACCGCGTCCCCTCGCCTGTCCCGGTCCTCACCAGCCCGGCGCTGGCGATCGAGCACCTGGCGGGCGCGCTGTGA
- a CDS encoding glycosyl hydrolase, whose amino-acid sequence MRQGEPRADVAVFRQTGYTKTGIGAAWFTASGIPTGWTHQFVSEPLLDLARVTHGRLGRPRYKALFVEGDRFAANECTMTVAVARRLLEYAAEGLPIVLLGAWHQASLPGLGDPAELRALLADLLARPSVRVVAAQADVPQALAELGVRPDVRYATSSTLLHARRTTGEADYYYFCNGKHGENVKPPVAPIDHDVTLPRGGGVPYRMDSWSGRVEPIALYAEEADGIRLRVALQPGQATIVAVGRPGTGGRLPHAVATEADLVRYAGGRLVARVSRAGAYATTLAGGRVVTSVIGPVPEPVELSSWRLRVEDVRADGAYLELGEVTDTCRVRINGRRLDPVDQIVRVVDAGPYLRSGRNTVEVEVATPLGNRLRVADPAVYSGLARQPYGLLGPVRLVPYGEAALG is encoded by the coding sequence ATGCGGCAGGGCGAACCCCGCGCCGACGTGGCGGTCTTCCGGCAGACCGGCTACACCAAGACCGGCATCGGCGCCGCCTGGTTCACCGCGAGCGGCATCCCCACCGGCTGGACCCACCAGTTCGTCAGCGAACCTCTGCTCGACTTGGCGCGGGTCACCCACGGCAGGCTCGGGCGGCCGCGATACAAGGCGCTGTTCGTGGAGGGCGACCGCTTCGCCGCCAACGAGTGCACGATGACCGTCGCGGTGGCGCGGCGGCTGCTGGAATACGCCGCCGAGGGGTTGCCGATCGTGCTGCTCGGTGCCTGGCACCAGGCCTCGCTGCCGGGCCTCGGGGATCCGGCCGAGCTGCGCGCGCTCCTGGCAGACCTGCTGGCGCGGCCGTCGGTGCGGGTGGTCGCCGCACAGGCCGACGTGCCCCAGGCGCTGGCCGAGCTCGGCGTCCGGCCGGACGTGCGCTACGCCACCTCCTCCACGCTGCTCCACGCGCGCCGGACGACCGGGGAGGCCGACTACTACTACTTCTGCAACGGCAAGCACGGCGAGAACGTCAAACCGCCGGTGGCGCCCATCGACCACGACGTCACGCTGCCCCGCGGCGGCGGCGTGCCGTACCGGATGGACTCGTGGAGCGGCAGGGTCGAGCCGATCGCGCTGTATGCGGAGGAGGCCGACGGGATCCGGCTGCGGGTGGCGTTGCAGCCTGGGCAGGCCACGATCGTGGCCGTCGGACGCCCCGGCACGGGGGGCAGGCTCCCGCACGCCGTCGCCACGGAGGCCGACCTCGTCCGGTACGCCGGCGGCCGCCTGGTGGCCCGCGTGTCGCGAGCCGGCGCCTACGCCACCACTCTGGCCGGCGGGCGCGTGGTCACCTCCGTCATCGGGCCGGTCCCCGAGCCCGTCGAGCTGTCGTCGTGGCGGTTGCGGGTGGAGGACGTGCGGGCGGACGGGGCTTACCTGGAGCTGGGCGAGGTGACCGACACCTGCCGGGTGCGGATCAACGGCCGGCGGCTCGACCCCGTCGACCAGATCGTCCGGGTGGTGGACGCGGGGCCGTACCTGCGGTCCGGGCGCAACACCGTCGAGGTCGAGGTCGCCACCCCGCTCGGCAACCGGCTCCGGGTGGCCGACCCCGCGGTCTACAGCGGTCTGGCCCGCCAGCCGTACGGGCTGCTCGGCCCGGTGCGACTGGTGCCCTACGGCGAGGCCGCGCTCGGCTGA
- a CDS encoding carbohydrate ABC transporter permease: MRKGFLWLTTAFMVIPLYVLTVNAFKGQQDILADPFGLGPLTLEPLGRALTNPQFNVVKGYAVTLLFVVAVNVLSVVLAAPAAYVIARSPKRRFRVLMLFFLAGTFIPGQVLVIPVVYVLKTLGLMGTIRGFVLFETTLTLPFSIFLYAGYIATIPAVLDQAAAVDGAGRLRTFWRIVFPLMKPAVATMVILNTFSVWNDFVNPQIILGPGSGLYTVTTGVYAAVSQYATDYTVVFPTLLLAIAPLLVFFVFMQRHIISGLTAGATKG; the protein is encoded by the coding sequence GTGAGAAAGGGCTTCCTCTGGCTGACCACGGCGTTCATGGTCATCCCGCTCTACGTGCTGACGGTCAACGCCTTCAAGGGGCAGCAGGACATCCTGGCCGACCCGTTCGGCCTGGGGCCGCTCACGCTGGAGCCGCTCGGGCGGGCGCTGACCAACCCGCAGTTCAACGTGGTCAAGGGCTACGCGGTGACGCTGCTGTTCGTGGTGGCGGTCAACGTGCTGTCGGTGGTGCTGGCCGCGCCGGCGGCGTACGTGATCGCGCGCAGCCCCAAGCGCCGTTTTCGCGTGCTCATGCTGTTCTTCCTGGCCGGGACGTTCATCCCCGGGCAGGTACTGGTCATCCCGGTCGTCTACGTGCTCAAGACGCTCGGGCTGATGGGCACGATCCGCGGGTTCGTGCTGTTCGAGACCACGCTCACCCTTCCCTTCTCCATCTTCCTCTACGCCGGGTACATCGCCACGATCCCGGCCGTGCTCGACCAGGCGGCCGCGGTGGACGGCGCGGGACGGCTGCGGACCTTCTGGCGGATCGTGTTCCCGCTGATGAAGCCCGCCGTCGCCACGATGGTCATCCTCAACACCTTCTCGGTGTGGAACGACTTCGTGAACCCGCAGATCATCCTGGGCCCCGGCAGCGGCCTCTACACGGTGACCACCGGCGTCTACGCCGCGGTCAGCCAGTACGCCACGGACTACACGGTGGTCTTCCCGACGCTGCTGCTGGCCATCGCCCCGCTGCTGGTCTTCTTCGTCTTCATGCAACGGCACATCATCAGCGGCCTCACCGCCGGGGCCACGAAGGGATGA
- a CDS encoding ABC transporter substrate-binding protein produces the protein MRTPHPSSLALLSVLVLSGCGGGGFSDGGQGQSQSPGGTATVRMLINISPNLTQAYWEGLVKPFEQANPGIDVKIEAPTGKGVADTLPQQLAAGNPPDVVETLMPDQKLAAQVLDLTGQPWAAQTPLADQAKLGGKIYAVGVGVQAQSLVFYNKSTFEKAKISAPPTTFEEFDAAMAKLKDAGFLPLQTGGDFLTGLQLLQLSNPSRAQLHPSWQQDVSAGKLKAGESLLPYLERYKTWIDKGYVDKNALGMKYADAETAFLSGKSAMYVMGSWFTASEAKAKKDFEVGVFPAPVNEGQAYPGPQGATLAAPYMVMKSSKQQAAALKLVQWLVTDPAAVKSQLQQDGNFRTGVQRDFTPLEQQVQEILDKAPAGVAQGEGYGDATLPKGFNAAWNTEVQGLYVGKSPKDVAAGVDRWLAGRS, from the coding sequence ATGCGAACCCCCCACCCCTCATCCCTCGCGCTGCTGTCCGTCCTCGTCCTCAGCGGATGCGGCGGAGGCGGATTCTCCGACGGCGGCCAGGGCCAGAGCCAGTCCCCGGGCGGCACGGCCACCGTCCGCATGCTCATCAACATCTCCCCCAACCTCACCCAGGCCTACTGGGAAGGCCTGGTGAAGCCGTTCGAGCAGGCCAACCCGGGCATCGACGTCAAGATCGAGGCACCCACCGGCAAGGGCGTGGCCGACACGCTCCCCCAGCAGCTGGCCGCGGGCAACCCGCCCGACGTGGTGGAGACGCTGATGCCGGACCAGAAGCTGGCCGCGCAGGTGCTCGACCTGACCGGCCAGCCGTGGGCCGCGCAGACTCCGCTGGCCGACCAGGCCAAGCTCGGCGGCAAGATCTACGCGGTCGGTGTCGGCGTGCAGGCGCAGTCGCTGGTCTTCTACAACAAGAGCACCTTCGAGAAGGCGAAGATCAGCGCGCCGCCGACCACGTTCGAGGAGTTCGACGCGGCGATGGCCAAGCTGAAGGACGCGGGCTTCCTGCCGCTGCAGACGGGCGGCGACTTCCTGACGGGGCTGCAGCTGCTGCAGCTGTCCAACCCCTCCCGCGCGCAACTGCACCCGTCCTGGCAGCAGGACGTCTCCGCCGGCAAGCTCAAGGCGGGCGAGTCGCTCCTGCCGTACCTCGAGCGCTACAAGACCTGGATCGACAAGGGCTATGTGGACAAGAACGCGCTCGGCATGAAGTACGCCGACGCCGAGACCGCGTTCCTGTCCGGCAAATCGGCCATGTACGTCATGGGAAGCTGGTTCACCGCCTCCGAGGCCAAGGCCAAGAAGGACTTCGAGGTCGGCGTCTTCCCCGCCCCGGTGAACGAGGGCCAGGCCTACCCCGGCCCGCAGGGTGCCACGCTCGCGGCGCCGTACATGGTCATGAAGTCGAGCAAGCAGCAGGCGGCGGCGCTCAAGCTGGTGCAGTGGCTGGTCACCGACCCGGCGGCGGTCAAGAGCCAGCTGCAGCAGGACGGCAACTTCCGCACCGGCGTGCAGCGTGACTTCACCCCGCTGGAGCAGCAGGTCCAGGAGATCCTCGACAAGGCGCCCGCCGGGGTCGCGCAGGGCGAGGGGTACGGCGACGCCACCCTGCCCAAGGGGTTCAACGCCGCGTGGAACACCGAGGTCCAGGGGCTGTACGTCGGCAAGTCGCCCAAGGACGTGGCCGCGGGCGTGGACCGCTGGCTGGCCGGACGATCATGA
- a CDS encoding right-handed parallel beta-helix repeat-containing protein, with protein sequence MIIKGLTAVVLLLAALTAPASATMAQCDYYVSPSADGRGDGSARRPWKSIEQARDAIRVLKRQQKCDIVVNVKGGDYVVDKTIAFGAADSGENGHKIIYRSADGPGKARFLGARPLTGWQKHDENVYKTKIDRTSYTLFEDGKRATTARYPNRTSDDLWSPYLFSVLPEAEYQAVHNWLFFDPKDVPKEWDPDFDKNAQMVVWSGGSWSWFTDTVPLGGADFRKNFFTLSYDARFHLVNSRSGSRYFLQNTLRFLDQPGEYYFDFAGGEVYYWPRGSIDKVMAPTVKTIFSLDGVHDVALDGLALQYSDFVDWYRYGWNAAGDSGYPHKYPVYDRQIEMPRNRFGMITVTNSRDVDLTRLNISDSGFTGIFLLFANQRIKVTDSLLVNLGGDGIKVEGGYPGEGDITGHHMISNTYISHVGELVPGDASGIELMNTGNNTVSNVVVKHSARYGISLEVRPEVKNEDNYARNNRFSYIRIEEAGLDSGDMGAFYTYGVHNTEPHPIDNFVSQMVIGDVLNDPAGKMPDSGTRGVHMDAGGCGFSIENVEVGQVSDDKYQAYQCNEVKNGNWQAGFDASKMEYDKIGVTAAFPYPIP encoded by the coding sequence GTGATCATCAAGGGCTTGACCGCGGTCGTCTTATTGCTGGCCGCGCTGACCGCACCGGCGTCGGCCACCATGGCGCAGTGCGACTACTACGTCTCCCCGTCGGCCGACGGCCGGGGCGACGGCAGCGCGCGGCGCCCGTGGAAGTCCATCGAGCAGGCCCGCGACGCGATCCGCGTCCTCAAGCGCCAGCAGAAGTGCGACATCGTGGTCAACGTCAAGGGCGGCGACTACGTCGTCGACAAGACGATCGCGTTCGGCGCGGCCGACTCGGGCGAGAACGGCCACAAGATCATCTACCGGAGCGCCGACGGGCCGGGCAAGGCCCGTTTCCTCGGGGCCAGGCCGCTGACCGGCTGGCAGAAGCACGACGAGAACGTCTACAAGACCAAGATCGACCGGACCTCCTACACGCTCTTCGAGGACGGCAAGCGCGCCACCACCGCCCGCTACCCCAACCGCACCAGCGACGACCTCTGGTCGCCCTACCTGTTCTCGGTGCTGCCGGAGGCGGAGTATCAGGCGGTGCACAACTGGCTCTTCTTCGACCCCAAGGACGTGCCGAAGGAGTGGGACCCCGACTTCGACAAGAACGCCCAGATGGTCGTCTGGTCGGGCGGGTCGTGGAGCTGGTTCACCGACACCGTGCCGCTAGGCGGCGCCGACTTCCGCAAGAACTTCTTCACCCTGAGCTACGACGCCCGCTTCCACCTGGTCAACAGCCGCAGCGGCTCACGCTACTTCCTGCAGAACACGCTGCGCTTCCTGGACCAGCCGGGTGAGTACTACTTCGACTTCGCCGGCGGCGAGGTCTACTACTGGCCGCGCGGCTCGATCGACAAGGTGATGGCGCCGACCGTCAAGACGATCTTCTCGCTGGACGGGGTGCACGACGTGGCGCTCGACGGGCTGGCGCTGCAGTATTCCGACTTCGTCGACTGGTATCGCTACGGCTGGAACGCCGCGGGCGACTCGGGCTACCCGCACAAGTATCCGGTGTACGACCGGCAGATCGAGATGCCGCGCAACCGCTTCGGCATGATCACGGTGACGAACTCCCGCGACGTCGACCTCACCCGCCTGAACATCTCCGACTCCGGTTTCACCGGCATCTTCCTGCTCTTCGCCAATCAGCGGATCAAGGTGACCGACAGCCTGCTGGTCAACCTCGGCGGCGACGGCATCAAGGTGGAGGGCGGCTACCCCGGCGAAGGCGACATCACCGGACATCACATGATTTCCAACACCTACATCTCCCACGTGGGCGAGCTCGTCCCCGGCGACGCCTCCGGCATCGAGCTGATGAACACCGGCAACAACACCGTCAGCAACGTCGTCGTCAAGCACAGCGCCCGGTACGGCATCAGCCTGGAGGTCCGGCCCGAGGTCAAGAACGAGGACAACTACGCGCGCAACAACCGCTTCTCCTACATCCGCATCGAGGAGGCAGGGCTGGACAGCGGCGACATGGGCGCGTTCTACACCTACGGCGTGCACAACACCGAGCCGCATCCGATCGACAACTTCGTCTCGCAGATGGTGATCGGCGACGTGCTCAACGACCCAGCCGGGAAGATGCCCGACAGCGGCACCCGCGGCGTGCACATGGACGCCGGTGGCTGCGGCTTCTCGATCGAGAACGTCGAGGTGGGGCAGGTCAGTGACGACAAGTACCAGGCCTACCAGTGCAACGAGGTCAAGAACGGCAACTGGCAGGCCGGCTTCGACGCCTCGAAGATGGAGTACGACAAGATCGGCGTGACCGCCGCCTTCCCCTACCCGATCCCGTGA
- a CDS encoding glycoside hydrolase family 95-like protein — protein sequence MVARLEDQLLGAAAGARRGVQAAVEPARARPVGADMFDLHPPFQIDGNFGGVSGITEMLLQSHASEVHLLPALPAAWPEGSFRGLRARGGFEVDLSWAGGALTGGRVRSPLGGTLTLRTASPVTVTAHGRPVPGSRPEPGVIVVETRQGAVYDLTPAS from the coding sequence GTGGTCGCTCGCCTGGAAGATCAACTTCTGGGCGCGGCTGCTGGAGCCCGCCGAGGCGTACAAGCGGCTGTCGAACCTGCTCGTGCCCGCCCGGTCGGCGCCGACATGTTCGACCTGCACCCGCCGTTCCAGATCGACGGTAACTTCGGCGGGGTGTCGGGGATCACGGAGATGCTGCTGCAGAGCCACGCGTCCGAGGTGCACCTGCTGCCCGCGCTTCCCGCCGCCTGGCCGGAGGGGTCCTTCCGCGGGTTGCGCGCCCGCGGCGGCTTCGAGGTCGACCTGTCGTGGGCGGGCGGCGCGCTCACCGGCGGGCGCGTCCGTTCGCCGCTGGGCGGGACGCTCACGCTGCGGACCGCCTCCCCGGTCACGGTCACCGCGCACGGCAGGCCGGTGCCGGGCTCCAGGCCGGAGCCCGGCGTGATCGTCGTGGAAACCCGCCAGGGCGCCGTCTACGACCTCACGCCGGCCTCCTGA
- a CDS encoding RuBisCO large subunit C-terminal-like domain-containing protein translates to MATYRILTRLPLERAAAAIAGEQSTGTFVSVPGETADLRARHSAVVEEITPIPASGEALAGASSEALPGASGEALPSAFGEALPGASGDGPLTAGLVKISFPLANTGPSLTNLLPVIAGNLYELRELAGLKLVDVDLPDAFAAAYQPAQFAVEGTRRLAGRPDGVLVGTIVKPNVGLRPDDYTRLVRELGLAGIDFIKDDEVNADCPPAPLPDRVRAVTAALDEVERLTGRRPMYAFNISDEPDRMLRHHDLVADSGGTCVMVTLNIVGFPATAMLRRHARVPIHAHVTGIGALARHPWLGIGHVAYQKLARLTGVDHLHCGGFSSKFYVTDDEVAATVEAVRTPLLGGFPCLPVLSSAQWAGTAPTTWQRTGTTDLLVLAGGGVLGHPDGAAAGVVSIRQAWAATLAGVPLRESGEPELVRALEYFG, encoded by the coding sequence GTGGCCACGTATCGGATCCTCACCCGCCTGCCGCTGGAGCGGGCGGCGGCGGCGATCGCGGGCGAGCAGAGCACCGGGACGTTCGTCAGCGTGCCGGGGGAGACCGCGGACCTGCGCGCACGGCACAGCGCCGTCGTGGAGGAGATCACCCCGATCCCCGCGTCCGGCGAGGCCCTCGCCGGGGCTTCCTCCGAGGCCCTGCCCGGCGCCTCCGGCGAGGCTCTTCCGAGCGCCTTCGGTGAGGCTCTTCCGGGTGCCTCCGGGGATGGCCCGCTGACCGCCGGGCTGGTGAAGATCTCCTTCCCGCTGGCCAACACCGGCCCGTCCCTCACGAACCTGCTCCCCGTGATCGCCGGCAACCTCTACGAGCTGCGCGAGCTGGCCGGGCTCAAGCTCGTCGACGTGGACCTGCCCGACGCCTTCGCCGCGGCGTACCAGCCGGCGCAGTTCGCCGTCGAGGGCACCAGACGCCTGGCCGGACGCCCCGACGGCGTGCTCGTCGGCACGATCGTCAAGCCCAATGTCGGACTGCGCCCCGACGACTACACGCGCCTCGTGCGCGAGCTCGGCCTGGCCGGCATCGATTTCATCAAGGACGACGAGGTCAACGCCGACTGCCCGCCCGCGCCCCTGCCCGACCGCGTCCGCGCCGTCACCGCGGCACTCGACGAGGTGGAACGGCTAACCGGGCGGCGCCCGATGTACGCCTTCAACATCAGCGACGAACCCGACCGGATGCTGCGCCACCACGACCTGGTCGCCGACTCCGGCGGCACCTGCGTCATGGTCACCCTCAACATCGTCGGATTCCCGGCCACGGCCATGCTCCGCCGCCACGCCCGTGTCCCCATCCACGCCCACGTCACCGGCATCGGCGCGCTCGCCCGCCACCCCTGGCTCGGCATCGGGCACGTCGCCTACCAGAAACTCGCCCGCCTCACGGGCGTCGACCACCTGCACTGCGGGGGGTTCAGCAGCAAGTTCTACGTCACCGACGACGAGGTGGCCGCCACCGTCGAGGCCGTGCGGACGCCGCTGCTCGGCGGCTTCCCGTGCCTGCCGGTGCTGTCGTCGGCGCAGTGGGCCGGGACGGCGCCGACGACCTGGCAGCGTACCGGCACCACCGACCTGCTGGTCCTGGCCGGCGGCGGCGTGCTCGGACACCCGGACGGCGCGGCGGCGGGAGTGGTCAGCATCCGGCAGGCGTGGGCCGCCACGCTCGCCGGGGTCCCGCTGCGGGAGTCGGGGGAGCCGGAACTGGTCCGCGCCCTGGAGTACTTCGGATGA
- a CDS encoding amidohydrolase family protein, whose product MAAAGLAYDLLTLPHQLPAAIETVRALPELTFVLDHLSKPPIAAGELEPWRARMVELATYPNVYCKLSGMVTEADWAFWQVADLRPYAEVVLEAFGPERVMFGSDWPVCLLAADYLQVVSAADELCANLSAAEREQVFGGTAERAYRL is encoded by the coding sequence GTGGCCGCGGCCGGGCTCGCCTACGACCTGCTCACCCTGCCGCACCAGCTGCCCGCCGCGATCGAGACCGTGCGCGCGCTGCCGGAGCTGACGTTCGTGCTGGACCACCTGTCCAAGCCGCCCATCGCGGCCGGCGAGCTGGAGCCGTGGCGCGCCCGCATGGTCGAACTGGCCACCTACCCGAACGTCTACTGCAAGCTGTCCGGGATGGTGACCGAGGCCGACTGGGCGTTCTGGCAGGTGGCTGATCTGCGGCCGTACGCCGAGGTGGTGCTGGAGGCGTTCGGTCCTGAGCGGGTGATGTTCGGGTCGGACTGGCCGGTCTGCCTGCTGGCCGCCGACTACCTGCAGGTCGTGTCGGCGGCTGACGAGCTCTGCGCGAACCTGTCCGCGGCCGAGCGCGAACAGGTCTTCGGTGGTACGGCTGAGCGGGCCTACCGGCTCTGA
- a CDS encoding carbohydrate ABC transporter permease translates to MTSEAPPVVAARQAAPAGPRTREWLAASIMVAPATVLYTVMLIVPVGLALYLSLTDWDGFSASPAFVGAANYAELLDDPDLGRAALVTLLVAAAGTAGLNLLGLGFALLVNGASRLNTFFRIVLFYPHVLSALVVGFLWSAILGTTGAVNSMVTRGGGQVLPFLSDPAWATVTMIAVLVWAGFGVNVVLYLAGLQAVPHSLVEAARIDGATRWQVFRHVTLPALGPSVTVNIVLSLVTLLKTYDLVVSLTAGGPAGQTQTVAYLILWNSFHDSRLGFGSAQSVILMVVTAALAYVVTRLRKQAVDQ, encoded by the coding sequence TTGACCAGCGAGGCACCGCCCGTCGTGGCCGCCAGGCAGGCCGCACCGGCCGGGCCGCGGACCCGCGAGTGGCTGGCCGCGTCGATCATGGTGGCGCCGGCCACCGTGCTCTACACCGTCATGCTGATCGTCCCGGTCGGTCTCGCCCTCTACTTGAGCTTGACCGACTGGGACGGGTTCAGCGCCAGCCCCGCCTTCGTCGGCGCCGCCAACTACGCCGAGCTGCTCGACGACCCTGACCTCGGCCGCGCCGCCCTGGTGACGCTGCTGGTCGCCGCGGCGGGCACGGCCGGGCTGAACCTGCTCGGTCTCGGGTTCGCGCTGCTGGTGAACGGCGCGTCGCGGCTGAACACCTTCTTCAGGATCGTGCTGTTCTACCCGCACGTGCTGAGCGCGCTGGTGGTCGGCTTCCTGTGGTCGGCGATCCTCGGCACCACCGGCGCGGTCAACAGCATGGTCACGAGGGGGGGCGGGCAGGTGCTGCCGTTCCTGTCCGACCCGGCGTGGGCCACGGTGACCATGATCGCGGTCCTGGTGTGGGCGGGGTTCGGCGTCAACGTGGTGCTGTATTTGGCGGGGCTGCAGGCGGTGCCGCACTCGCTCGTGGAGGCGGCGCGGATCGACGGTGCGACGCGGTGGCAGGTGTTCCGGCACGTGACGCTGCCCGCGCTGGGCCCGTCGGTGACGGTGAACATCGTGCTGTCGCTGGTGACGCTGCTCAAGACGTACGACCTGGTGGTGTCGCTGACCGCGGGCGGCCCGGCGGGCCAGACCCAGACCGTGGCGTACCTGATCCTGTGGAACTCCTTCCACGACAGCCGCCTGGGCTTCGGCTCGGCGCAGTCGGTGATCCTCATGGTGGTGACGGCGGCCCTCGCCTACGTCGTGACCAGGCTGCGCAAGCAGGCGGTGGACCAGTGA
- a CDS encoding FCD domain-containing protein gives MMLTAEETNALRAWAREGGGRSLRSRIVLACAEGLSRKEIAERLDVSPATVAKWCARFVERGLDGLSDAPRPGRPRSAERQEAERVIAAAAGRVAVPSTRTMARQLGLSQSTVARLRQEHRVAPPVPAQPVARELLSDRVYAQLRGWIVAGELTAGQRLVEAEVARRAGTSQAPAREAIKRLAHEGLVVSYPNRGSYVAEISDEQAREVRDVRVLLEEYAAREAATRIQPETLRLLAGDVDEMRAAAAGGDIGAFRDADLSFHRRVCGACGNSFLLRLWRTLESSLWNLHVVSNPLYDGDWMVMAGHHDVLVEALAAGDPDEAARLFAAHARGEASRTPLNVRRPA, from the coding sequence ATGATGCTGACCGCTGAGGAAACCAACGCGTTGCGTGCCTGGGCCCGCGAGGGCGGCGGCCGGAGCCTGCGCAGCCGCATCGTGCTGGCCTGCGCCGAGGGCCTGTCGCGCAAGGAGATCGCCGAGCGCCTGGACGTGAGCCCGGCGACGGTCGCCAAGTGGTGCGCGCGGTTCGTCGAGCGCGGCCTCGACGGGCTGTCCGACGCGCCGCGCCCGGGCCGCCCGCGCAGCGCCGAGCGGCAGGAGGCCGAGCGGGTGATCGCCGCGGCCGCCGGGCGCGTCGCCGTGCCGTCCACCCGGACCATGGCCAGGCAGCTTGGGCTGTCGCAGTCGACGGTCGCGCGCCTGCGGCAGGAGCACCGGGTCGCCCCGCCCGTGCCCGCCCAGCCGGTCGCCCGCGAGCTGCTCTCCGACCGCGTCTACGCGCAGTTGCGCGGCTGGATCGTCGCCGGCGAGCTGACCGCTGGGCAGCGGCTGGTGGAGGCCGAGGTGGCCCGCCGGGCCGGCACCAGCCAGGCGCCCGCCAGGGAGGCGATCAAGCGGCTGGCGCACGAGGGCCTGGTCGTCTCCTACCCGAACCGGGGCAGCTACGTCGCGGAGATCTCCGACGAGCAGGCCCGCGAGGTCCGTGACGTCCGCGTGCTGCTGGAGGAATACGCCGCCCGCGAGGCCGCCACCCGCATCCAGCCCGAGACCCTGCGCCTGCTGGCCGGGGACGTGGACGAGATGCGCGCGGCCGCCGCCGGCGGCGACATCGGCGCCTTCCGCGACGCCGACCTGAGCTTCCACCGGCGGGTCTGCGGCGCGTGCGGCAACTCCTTCCTGCTGCGGCTCTGGCGGACGCTGGAGTCGAGCCTGTGGAACCTGCACGTGGTGAGCAACCCCCTCTACGACGGCGACTGGATGGTGATGGCCGGCCATCACGATGTGCTGGTGGAGGCCCTGGCGGCGGGCGACCCCGACGAGGCCGCCCGCCTGTTCGCCGCCCACGCCCGGGGCGAGGCCTCCCGCACCCCCCTGAACGTCAGGAGGCCGGCGTGA